Proteins encoded within one genomic window of Cellulomonas flavigena DSM 20109:
- a CDS encoding DUF2599 domain-containing protein, translated as MGPRRTGRVAVATGLAVLVAGCGPGDAGPRPAMTSLAPPPAARAAEPTAVAVPDAQAVRDTGAPFGAGPQGAGALLLVDGATVQEQDAGDGSTHRTVAAAPGVVAWVAPPHAGRVEVQPDGSATLHDEAGTVVTALGAPVGADGDPAVWRPHGDVLALDVATGPVSFVVGTDALLSAVWGDADGGPSLLVSPQPWVRRGSTAAQHALVSQVQVAAPEAAAASMQAQLWCHLLGAPDKDSWNIEPWRPEVGTLTMLATGCNPTDADA; from the coding sequence GTGGGTCCTCGCCGGACAGGTCGCGTCGCCGTGGCGACCGGTCTCGCCGTGCTCGTCGCGGGCTGCGGACCGGGCGACGCCGGGCCGCGTCCCGCCATGACGTCGCTCGCACCGCCACCCGCGGCACGTGCCGCCGAGCCGACCGCGGTCGCGGTCCCGGACGCGCAGGCCGTGCGCGACACCGGGGCGCCGTTCGGCGCCGGCCCGCAGGGCGCCGGCGCGCTGCTGCTCGTCGACGGTGCGACCGTGCAGGAGCAGGACGCGGGGGACGGGTCGACGCACCGCACCGTCGCGGCCGCACCGGGCGTCGTCGCCTGGGTCGCACCCCCGCACGCCGGGCGCGTCGAGGTGCAGCCCGACGGGTCGGCGACCCTCCACGACGAGGCGGGGACCGTCGTCACGGCGCTCGGGGCGCCGGTCGGCGCGGACGGCGACCCTGCGGTCTGGCGTCCGCACGGTGACGTGCTCGCGCTCGACGTGGCGACCGGTCCGGTGTCGTTCGTCGTCGGGACCGACGCGCTGCTCTCGGCCGTGTGGGGCGACGCGGACGGCGGCCCGTCGCTCCTCGTCTCCCCGCAGCCCTGGGTCCGCCGAGGGAGCACGGCCGCGCAGCACGCGCTGGTGTCCCAGGTCCAGGTCGCCGCGCCCGAGGCCGCAGCCGCGTCCATGCAGGCGCAGCTGTGGTGCCACCTGCTGGGGGCACCGGACAAGGACTCGTGGAACATCGAGCCGTGGCGCCCCGAGGTCGGGACACTCACGATGCTCGCGACCGGCTGCAACCCGACCGACGCCGACGCCTGA
- a CDS encoding catalase: MTDTPVQPGAPGSAPAPLEEPTAPREPLPPKAASDGPAAVSPTGRPWGGDAATRAQEGAFLTTAGGVPLRDTDHSLKAGRRGPTLLQDHHLREKITHFDHERIPERVVHARGAAAHGRFESYGTAAQLTCAQFLQPGVTTPVFTRFSTVVGSRGSADTVRDTRGFATKFYTAEGTFDLVGNNIPVFFIQDAIKFPDVVHAVKPHPDVEIPQAQSAHDTFWDFVSLHTEAQHHTIWNMSDRGIPRSYRTMEGFGVHTFRLVAADGSTSLVKFHWKPKAGVHSLTWEEAQLAAGTDPDFHRRDLALAIEHGAYPQWELGVQVFPDTEDQVFEGIDLLDPTKLVPEELAPVQAVGLLTLDRNPRNYFAETEQVAFHVGHLVRGIDVTDDPLLQGRLFSYLDTQLSRLGGPNFTQLPINRPHAPVNDMLRDGMHQTADHVGVAPYKPNTMDGGCPFHAGADVAFLEVPARVAEGVKERAKPASYDDHWSQVRMFWRSLTPVEQAHTAQAYTFELGRCFEQAVKERQLQALANVDAGLCATVAAGLGLPAPAPTVAVPDVAPSPTLSQVGRRWPVDGRVVGLVADPGTDLDVLVAVRDALDAAGVLPLVVAPTGGPLDPARPDVVAQRTWLTAASPELDALVLLGAAAPAPDAQPSFDAKAGGPGMDVDPRVVMLVQQAYRHAKSVAAVPAAAAVLGAAMIDPQTPGVLVTGDPATLVETLLAQLALHRAWERFPAAV; this comes from the coding sequence GTGACCGACACGCCCGTCCAGCCCGGCGCCCCGGGCTCCGCCCCCGCTCCCCTCGAGGAGCCGACCGCACCGCGCGAGCCGCTCCCCCCGAAGGCCGCGAGCGACGGCCCGGCCGCGGTCTCCCCGACCGGCCGCCCCTGGGGCGGTGACGCCGCGACCCGCGCGCAGGAGGGCGCGTTCCTCACGACGGCCGGCGGCGTGCCGCTGCGGGACACCGACCACTCGCTCAAGGCGGGCCGGCGCGGGCCGACGCTGCTGCAGGACCACCACCTGCGCGAGAAGATCACGCACTTCGACCACGAGCGGATCCCCGAGCGGGTGGTCCACGCGCGCGGCGCCGCGGCGCACGGCCGGTTCGAGTCCTACGGGACGGCCGCGCAGCTGACGTGCGCGCAGTTCCTGCAGCCGGGCGTCACGACGCCGGTGTTCACGCGCTTCTCGACGGTCGTCGGCTCACGCGGGTCGGCGGACACCGTGCGCGACACCCGCGGGTTCGCGACGAAGTTCTACACGGCCGAGGGCACGTTCGACCTGGTCGGCAACAACATCCCGGTGTTCTTCATCCAGGACGCCATCAAGTTCCCGGACGTCGTGCACGCGGTCAAGCCGCACCCGGACGTCGAGATCCCGCAGGCGCAGTCCGCGCACGACACGTTCTGGGACTTCGTGTCCCTGCACACCGAGGCGCAGCACCACACCATCTGGAACATGTCCGACCGCGGCATCCCGCGCTCGTACCGCACGATGGAGGGCTTCGGCGTCCACACGTTCCGCCTGGTGGCGGCCGACGGGTCGACGTCCCTCGTGAAGTTCCACTGGAAGCCGAAGGCGGGCGTGCACTCCCTGACGTGGGAGGAGGCGCAGCTGGCCGCGGGCACCGACCCGGACTTCCACCGCCGCGACCTGGCGCTGGCCATCGAGCACGGCGCGTACCCGCAGTGGGAGCTGGGCGTCCAGGTGTTCCCCGACACCGAGGACCAGGTGTTCGAGGGCATCGACCTGCTCGACCCGACCAAGCTCGTCCCCGAGGAGCTGGCGCCCGTGCAGGCCGTCGGGCTGCTGACGCTCGACCGCAACCCGCGCAACTACTTCGCCGAGACCGAGCAGGTCGCGTTCCACGTCGGGCACCTCGTGCGGGGCATCGACGTCACCGACGACCCGCTGCTGCAGGGCCGGCTGTTCTCGTACCTCGACACGCAGCTGTCCCGCCTGGGCGGGCCGAACTTCACGCAGCTGCCGATCAACCGCCCCCACGCGCCGGTCAACGACATGCTGCGCGACGGCATGCACCAGACCGCCGACCACGTCGGTGTCGCGCCGTACAAGCCGAACACGATGGACGGCGGCTGCCCGTTCCACGCGGGCGCCGACGTGGCGTTCCTCGAGGTGCCCGCCCGCGTGGCCGAGGGCGTCAAGGAGCGCGCGAAGCCCGCGTCGTACGACGACCACTGGAGCCAGGTGCGGATGTTCTGGCGCAGCCTCACGCCCGTGGAGCAGGCGCACACCGCGCAGGCGTACACGTTCGAGCTCGGCAGGTGCTTCGAGCAGGCGGTCAAGGAGCGCCAGCTGCAGGCGCTGGCCAACGTCGACGCGGGGCTGTGCGCGACGGTCGCCGCGGGCCTCGGGCTGCCGGCCCCGGCACCGACCGTCGCCGTGCCGGACGTCGCGCCCAGCCCGACGCTGTCGCAGGTGGGCCGGCGGTGGCCCGTCGACGGTCGCGTGGTCGGGCTCGTCGCCGACCCGGGCACGGACCTCGACGTGCTCGTGGCGGTGCGCGACGCGCTCGACGCGGCCGGCGTCCTGCCGCTCGTCGTCGCGCCGACCGGCGGCCCGCTGGACCCGGCGCGTCCGGACGTCGTCGCGCAGCGCACGTGGCTGACGGCCGCGTCACCGGAGCTCGACGCGCTCGTGCTGCTGGGTGCGGCCGCACCCGCACCGGACGCCCAGCCGTCGTTCGACGCGAAGGCCGGTGGTCCGGGCATGGACGTCGACCCGCGCGTGGTGATGCTCGTGCAGCAGGCGTACCGGCACGCGAAGTCGGTGGCCGCGGTGCCCGCGGCGGCGGCGGTGCTGGGGGCGGCGATGATCGACCCGCAGACGCCGGGGGTCCTGGTCACCGGTGACCCCGCGACGCTCGTCGAGACGCTGCTCGCCCAGCTCGCTCTGCACCGCGCGTGGGAGAGGTTCCCGGCGGCGGTCTGA
- a CDS encoding alpha/beta fold hydrolase gives MDGFTRDGLTFDVRDDGPPDGPAVVLLHGFPQDASAYDAVVPLLAAAGLRTLAPDQRGYSPRARPPGRRASTLRQLVADVVALLDAAGVAQAHVVGHDWGGTVAWAVASRRPGRVASLTVLGTPHPRAMRDGMRHGQARRSWYVAAFQVPWLPERALLAGGGARLRQALVDDGLEPDRADRYVARLRDPGALTAALAWYRALGVRHAGSAGRVRVPTTYVTAGQDPFFAPASVEATGRYVDGPFTRVDLDADHWLPEHRPAEVAEAVLARVSA, from the coding sequence GTGGACGGCTTCACGAGGGACGGCCTGACGTTCGACGTGCGGGACGACGGCCCACCCGACGGGCCTGCCGTGGTGCTGCTGCACGGCTTCCCCCAGGACGCGTCGGCGTACGACGCCGTGGTGCCCCTGCTCGCCGCGGCCGGGCTGCGCACGCTCGCGCCCGACCAGCGCGGCTACAGCCCACGGGCCAGGCCGCCGGGGCGACGGGCCTCCACGCTGCGCCAGCTGGTCGCGGACGTGGTCGCGCTGCTCGACGCCGCCGGTGTCGCGCAGGCGCACGTCGTGGGCCACGACTGGGGCGGCACGGTGGCGTGGGCGGTCGCGTCCCGACGGCCCGGGCGCGTGGCCTCGCTGACCGTGCTGGGCACCCCGCACCCGCGCGCGATGCGCGACGGCATGCGCCACGGGCAGGCGCGGCGGTCCTGGTACGTCGCGGCGTTCCAGGTGCCATGGCTCCCGGAGCGTGCCCTGCTCGCGGGCGGCGGCGCGCGGTTGCGGCAGGCCCTCGTCGACGACGGCCTCGAGCCCGACCGCGCCGACCGCTACGTGGCCCGGCTGCGGGACCCCGGTGCGCTGACCGCCGCGCTGGCCTGGTACCGCGCGCTCGGGGTGCGGCACGCCGGCAGCGCGGGCCGGGTCCGCGTCCCCACGACGTACGTGACGGCCGGCCAGGACCCGTTCTTCGCGCCCGCGTCGGTCGAGGCGACGGGCCGGTACGTGGACGGCCCGTTCACGCGCGTCGACCTCGACGCGGACCACTGGCTGCCGGAGCACCGGCCGGCCGAGGTCGCCGAGGCCGTCCTGGCCCGGGTGAGCGCGTGA
- a CDS encoding pyrimidine dimer DNA glycosylase/endonuclease V → MRLWSLHPSLLDRQGLTACWREGLLAQAVLAGGTRGYTRHPQLVRFRRQPEPLVAVAAYLHAVADEATARGYRFDRGRVGVPGPRAAGAPRIAVTQGQLDLEWRHLRRKLAVRSPDRAAVVEQLDGPSPHPLFVVVPGDVEEWERET, encoded by the coding sequence GTGAGGCTGTGGTCGCTGCACCCGTCGCTGCTCGACCGGCAGGGCCTGACCGCGTGCTGGCGCGAGGGTCTGCTGGCGCAGGCCGTGCTGGCGGGCGGTACGCGCGGGTACACACGGCACCCGCAGCTCGTGCGGTTCCGGCGGCAGCCCGAGCCGCTCGTGGCCGTCGCGGCGTACCTGCACGCGGTGGCGGACGAGGCCACCGCGCGCGGGTACCGCTTCGACCGCGGACGCGTCGGCGTCCCCGGGCCGCGTGCCGCGGGGGCACCGCGGATCGCCGTCACGCAGGGGCAGCTCGACCTGGAGTGGCGGCACCTGCGGCGCAAGCTCGCGGTCCGCTCCCCCGACCGGGCCGCCGTGGTGGAGCAGCTCGACGGGCCGTCGCCGCACCCGCTGTTCGTCGTCGTGCCGGGCGACGTCGAGGAGTGGGAGCGCGAGACGTGA
- the thiD gene encoding bifunctional hydroxymethylpyrimidine kinase/phosphomethylpyrimidine kinase has translation MVDLAYVIAGSEATGGAGIQADLRTFQQLGTFGLGTVTCVVSFDPQDDWNHRFFPVPPEVVAAQIEAATAAYDLDVVKIGMLGTPATIDVVAAGLRAQPWRHVVLDPVLICKGQEPGAALDTDVALGREVLPLATVVTPNLFEAGVLSGMDAIGSVEDLTEAARRIQALGPRVVVAKGGVELPGDDAVDVLLDGDEVTVLREPKVGRVRVAGAGCTLAAAVTAELAKGAEVADAVARAKAFVTAGIEGRLAGRAPFEVVRQGA, from the coding sequence GTGGTCGACCTCGCCTACGTCATCGCCGGTTCGGAAGCGACCGGGGGCGCCGGCATCCAGGCGGACCTGCGCACGTTCCAGCAGCTCGGCACGTTCGGCCTCGGGACGGTCACGTGCGTCGTCTCGTTCGACCCGCAGGACGACTGGAACCACCGGTTCTTCCCCGTGCCGCCCGAGGTGGTCGCCGCACAGATCGAGGCGGCGACGGCCGCGTACGACCTCGACGTCGTGAAGATCGGCATGCTCGGGACACCCGCCACCATCGACGTCGTCGCCGCGGGCCTGCGCGCGCAGCCGTGGCGGCACGTCGTGCTCGACCCGGTGCTCATCTGCAAGGGGCAGGAGCCGGGTGCCGCGCTCGACACGGACGTGGCGCTGGGCCGCGAGGTGCTGCCGCTGGCGACGGTCGTCACCCCGAACCTGTTCGAGGCCGGCGTGCTCTCGGGGATGGACGCGATCGGCTCGGTCGAGGACCTCACCGAGGCGGCCCGCCGCATCCAGGCGCTCGGCCCGCGCGTCGTCGTCGCCAAGGGCGGCGTCGAGCTGCCCGGCGACGACGCGGTCGACGTGCTGCTCGACGGTGACGAGGTCACCGTGCTGCGCGAGCCGAAGGTCGGCCGGGTGCGCGTCGCCGGCGCCGGCTGCACGCTCGCCGCCGCCGTCACGGCCGAGCTCGCGAAGGGTGCGGAGGTCGCCGACGCGGTCGCGCGGGCCAAGGCGTTCGTCACCGCGGGCATCGAGGGGCGCCTCGCCGGGCGCGCCCCCTTCGAGGTCGTCCGCCAGGGTGCCTGA
- a CDS encoding polymorphic toxin-type HINT domain-containing protein — MTDPTGREPRPHHLTGAPQPTATDPYATQRAAAKKAVAEAQALADIPKWDPKVVPDSAALKQANTAAEQAKAAANQSRTVASRTSREVDDAKRANDQARKAAENKKPDGCRTNSFVPGTGVVMADGSVKAIDDVAVGDTVVAVAADGSRTHRQVVATITGHGAKDLVGLTLVGSGAGGPPADETITATDGHLFLTADGAWVPARDLQVGDQLVDPDGTPVVIAAIDDDTVVATVHNLTVDVDHTYSVVTDAGIDVVTHDEDPRHEGLRDAVGDAAECRRAAPDSDYSLNRTTERAGDLDKYTESQSTRDPFSHYEFMDDDEFLATINGVEEGAGINVSQGGSIIDVHHRWDELRRRVAAGRISPDTMIDVWRLGR; from the coding sequence ATGACGGACCCGACCGGCAGGGAGCCGCGCCCGCACCACCTGACCGGGGCGCCGCAGCCGACGGCGACCGACCCGTACGCGACGCAGCGTGCGGCGGCGAAGAAGGCGGTGGCGGAGGCTCAGGCGTTGGCGGACATCCCGAAGTGGGATCCGAAGGTCGTGCCGGACTCGGCGGCGTTGAAGCAGGCGAACACGGCTGCGGAGCAGGCGAAGGCGGCGGCGAACCAGTCGCGCACGGTGGCGTCGCGCACGTCGCGTGAGGTCGATGACGCGAAGCGGGCGAACGACCAGGCGCGCAAGGCGGCGGAGAACAAGAAGCCTGACGGCTGCAGGACGAACTCGTTCGTGCCGGGCACGGGTGTGGTGATGGCGGACGGGTCGGTCAAGGCGATCGACGACGTGGCCGTGGGTGACACGGTCGTGGCGGTCGCCGCGGACGGGTCCAGGACGCACCGGCAGGTGGTGGCCACGATCACCGGGCACGGGGCCAAGGACCTCGTCGGGCTGACCCTGGTCGGGTCCGGGGCTGGGGGACCGCCCGCGGACGAGACGATCACCGCGACCGACGGCCACCTGTTCCTGACCGCCGACGGTGCGTGGGTGCCGGCGAGGGACCTGCAGGTCGGTGACCAGCTCGTCGACCCCGACGGCACGCCCGTCGTGATCGCGGCCATCGACGACGATACGGTCGTCGCGACGGTCCACAACCTCACCGTCGACGTGGACCACACCTACTCCGTCGTGACGGACGCCGGTATCGACGTCGTCACCCACGACGAGGATCCCCGACACGAGGGTCTGCGAGACGCTGTCGGGGACGCAGCCGAATGTCGGCGTGCTGCGCCCGACTCTGACTACTCGCTCAACCGCACCACCGAGCGAGCGGGCGACCTCGACAAGTACACGGAGAGCCAGTCGACACGGGACCCGTTCTCACACTACGAGTTCATGGACGACGATGAGTTCCTCGCCACAATCAATGGCGTCGAGGAAGGTGCCGGCATCAATGTGTCACAGGGCGGATCCATCATCGATGTTCACCATCGTTGGGATGAATTGCGACGGCGAGTTGCGGCAGGCAGGATCTCGCCAGACACGATGATTGACGTCTGGAGGTTGGGCAGGTGA
- a CDS encoding SMI1/KNR4 family protein has product MRIGSNVKQLMARGEGPLARGAPHGIPSTPLGAELTAMLELMNGFSVFDNALVVRGGGDDPDSVWGWNSPDNWRSHYGELSDGLFFFADDLFGGQFALTSSEIVSFDPETGETETIANTIEGWASAILSDPDVWTGRPLARAWRERFGPLVSYFRLVPKVPFVLGGAFALENLQAMGAQESMRARGALAVRIANLPDGTQIALDSGP; this is encoded by the coding sequence ATGAGGATCGGATCGAACGTCAAGCAGCTGATGGCACGTGGTGAGGGTCCGCTTGCCCGAGGTGCACCGCACGGCATCCCTTCGACCCCACTGGGGGCAGAACTGACGGCGATGCTCGAACTGATGAACGGCTTCAGCGTGTTCGACAACGCGCTTGTTGTTCGGGGAGGTGGGGACGACCCGGACAGCGTGTGGGGCTGGAACTCCCCTGATAACTGGCGATCCCATTACGGAGAACTATCGGACGGGCTGTTCTTCTTTGCGGATGACCTCTTTGGAGGGCAGTTCGCGCTGACATCGAGCGAAATCGTCTCGTTCGATCCGGAGACGGGCGAGACGGAAACAATTGCGAATACGATAGAAGGGTGGGCAAGCGCGATTCTCTCGGATCCGGACGTGTGGACGGGGCGCCCCTTGGCTCGCGCGTGGCGTGAGCGCTTCGGCCCACTTGTGTCTTATTTTCGACTGGTTCCAAAAGTACCTTTCGTTCTCGGTGGGGCATTCGCCCTGGAAAACCTTCAAGCCATGGGGGCGCAAGAATCCATGCGTGCACGAGGTGCTCTCGCTGTGCGGATCGCCAACCTTCCAGACGGCACGCAGATCGCTCTCGACAGCGGCCCCTGA